In the genome of Mycobacterium lentiflavum, the window CGGCCAAAACTCACCGTACAGGGGCGAACCGCCCAGACTCTGGCGCGGCGCCTGCCCATCGCGTGGGTTCTGTCGGGCTACATCCGGAGAGGACTTAGGTCCCTACCCCCGCAGGGTATAAGAGGTTAAGTTTGACGGTGATGAGGGCGACAGCCCTTGCATAGAAGGGAGAACATGATGAAGTCCCACAGCAAAACCGCGATCACACTGGCCGGCGGAGCAACCATTCTGGCCTTGGCGGTTGGATTCGGCGCAGGTGAATTGTCGAACAACACCACCACACCGATCGCAGACCCTGCCTCCAGCGTGACGCCGGCGCCCCCAGCGGATCCTTCTGCGCCGGCTACCAATAGCATTGTCCCCGATCCAAGTAACGGCGGGTGTATTCCGGGGTTGAATTGCGGCCCTATTAACCCGCCAAGGCCCACTCCCGCGAAACCGCAGCCGTGACCCAGGGATTCGTGTACACAACGTACCGATAATGTTCAGTCCGCTGCGCGGTCAGGTGATGGACGCTCACCCAGCCATGGGCTACGCGCGCCATGATTGTCCGGTTGGGGTGAAGGTGGCATTCGCCTGCGCTAGCACGGTATTGCTGGTAGCAGGATGCTCGACGGTCGTCGACGGGCGTGGGTTGTCGATGTTTGACAATCCATTCAGGGTGGGGGGACTGCTCGCGATTAACGGTCCGAGCGGGATTCGTTCCAACGCACCCGGTCCCACCGGCACGGTGGTCAACACCGACAACGGGAATATCGATAAGTTGTCGTTGCTATCGGTCAACGAGCTCGAGGAGTACTGGCAGGCAACTTACGGCGAATCACTGAGCGGCACTTTCGTCCGGGTTGGCACGCTAGTCTCCTACGACTCCACTGATCCGACGAGTCCGATGGTGTGCCGCAACAAGACCTACCAAGTCCTCAACGCCTTTTTCACCTCAGGGTGCAACTTTATCGCCTGGGATCGGAGGGGGTTCATGGCGGTTGTGCGGCAGTACTTTGGCGACATGTCTGTCACTGCTGTGTTAGCGCACGAGTACGGGCACGCCCTGCAGCAGATGGCGAAACTGGTGACGAGGAAAGACCCCACCCTCGTGCGTGAGCAGCAAGCCGATTGTTTCGCAGGTGTCTATCTGTTTTGGGTAGCTCAAGGTAAGTCGCCACGCTTCACGCTAAGTGCCGCTGACGGGCTCGACCACGTGCTGGCCGGGATCATCACCACGCGTGACCCCGTGATGGACTCCGATGCCGAAATGGATGACGAACATGGGTCGGCGTTGGATCGGATCAGTGCCTTTCAGATAGGTTTTCTCGGCGGCCCCTCGGCGTGCGCGGGTATTACTGTGAAGGAAATCGAGCAACGCCGCGGCAATCTGCCGACGATGTTGCGGGCCAAGCCCGGCGAAGCCCCGGAGACCGGTGAGGTTCCGATCAACGAAGTGACGTTGTCGGCGCTGATGGAGCTGATGGGAAAGATCTTTTCGCCGAAGAATCGGCCAACGTTGTCCTACGGTGCGGCCAATTGTCCTGGTGCGAGGGCCGGCCCGCCGGCGTCTTACTGTCCGGCCACCAACACCATTATGGTCGATCTACCTGCCCTGGTGGCGATGGGGAAGCCCGCCGACATGACAGAGCATGCCCTGCCGCAAGGTGACGACACCGCCTTGTCGATCGTGATGTCGAGGTACGCCCTGGCGGTGCAGCATGAGCGCGGCCTGCCGATGCAGAGTCTGTGGACTGCGTTGCGGACCGCGTGCCTGACTGGTGTCGTGCATCGCAAGATGGCTGACCCGATCGAACTGCCTTCGCGCAAGACGCTTTTGCTGACCGCAGGTGACCTCGACAAGGCTGTGTCTGGGTTGCTCACCAACCATTTGGTGGCCAGCGACGTTGATGGTGTCAGCGTGCCGGCCGGTTTCACGCGGATAGCCGCGTTTCGTGCCGGCCTCGACGGTCGAACGGAAACGTGTTACACCCGGTACCCGGTATAGCGGGAGAAGGCCATTCGCAGGCGATTCCGATCCCAGCGCGCCCGGGGAGCAGCGATCTCCGAGACCGCCGACCGGCCGCTGGATTCGGCCGGGATGTGCTGGAGCACCTCGTGCAGGCTGTCACCCGAAGCGCCTGGAGACACACGAGGCGAAAAGCCTGGGCAGCGGAGCCCTGTCACTTGCGGTCGCCTGCATCTGTCAAGACGATGCCGCTGGCGAACAACTGAAAAGATCACGAACAACACGGATTCAATGTCCTCGGAGGTTGCGGTGACCGATTGGTCGGGTGAGTGTTTCGACGACCCGGAGGCAAAACGCGGATCCAATCAGACCGACCAGGACCCGCCGGGCGGGATCGGGCCACGCCAACACGGTCCGAATGATCCCGCGCGGGATCTCGGGTCACTGGACGTGTCGCCGTCACTGCCGACCGGGCAACCGCGGCCGGTGCCCCCCGGCGCTGACCACCAGGTTGTGTCGGGTTCGCCTGCGTTTCGGTGGCCGCCGGTTCCCACGGCACGCACGAGCCGCAAACGGCTACTCATCGCAGTGATGAGCGCCGGCGCAATGCTGGTAGCGGTGGCAGTCGTTTTGGTCCTCACTGTGGCCGACCGGCACGACGGGCAGGCCGCCCGGTCAGCCGGCGATGCGGTCAGAAACTACCTGGAAGCACTCGCCCGTGGCGACGCCGAGACGGCCCTGTCCTATGGCACGGAGCAGCCCGCCATCACAGAATTCCTGAACAGCGACACCCTCAAAAAGCAAGTCGCGCAATGGCCAATCCACAATATTCGGATCCTGCACGACAACTCGACGGCACCCAACGCGGCATTGAGCATGGCTCATGTGCATGTGGTCGTCACCTTC includes:
- a CDS encoding peptidase, which codes for MDAHPAMGYARHDCPVGVKVAFACASTVLLVAGCSTVVDGRGLSMFDNPFRVGGLLAINGPSGIRSNAPGPTGTVVNTDNGNIDKLSLLSVNELEEYWQATYGESLSGTFVRVGTLVSYDSTDPTSPMVCRNKTYQVLNAFFTSGCNFIAWDRRGFMAVVRQYFGDMSVTAVLAHEYGHALQQMAKLVTRKDPTLVREQQADCFAGVYLFWVAQGKSPRFTLSAADGLDHVLAGIITTRDPVMDSDAEMDDEHGSALDRISAFQIGFLGGPSACAGITVKEIEQRRGNLPTMLRAKPGEAPETGEVPINEVTLSALMELMGKIFSPKNRPTLSYGAANCPGARAGPPASYCPATNTIMVDLPALVAMGKPADMTEHALPQGDDTALSIVMSRYALAVQHERGLPMQSLWTALRTACLTGVVHRKMADPIELPSRKTLLLTAGDLDKAVSGLLTNHLVASDVDGVSVPAGFTRIAAFRAGLDGRTETCYTRYPV